In Candidatus Methylomirabilota bacterium, the following proteins share a genomic window:
- a CDS encoding nucleotidyltransferase family protein — protein MISGLVLAAGKSARLGQPKQLLPFRGTTLLGWVLAQVSAAASLDEVIVVVGGAAADVRRRVDFGRARLVENPHFGEGCSSSYRAGLGALDPRADAVAVLLGDQPGIDAAIIDHVVQTWNRRRNERIAVAAYRDGPGHPLIFTRALFDQLAALKGDKAAWKILDAHPEWVHPVPVDRPKPPDVNTWEEYQAARSALD, from the coding sequence ATGATCTCGGGGCTCGTCCTCGCGGCGGGTAAGTCCGCGCGCCTGGGCCAGCCCAAGCAGCTGCTCCCCTTCCGCGGCACGACGCTCCTCGGTTGGGTGCTGGCCCAGGTAAGCGCCGCCGCCTCGCTCGACGAAGTCATCGTGGTCGTCGGGGGCGCCGCCGCCGACGTCCGCCGACGCGTCGATTTCGGGCGGGCCCGCCTCGTCGAGAATCCCCACTTCGGCGAAGGATGCTCGTCGTCATACCGGGCGGGGCTCGGCGCGCTCGACCCTCGCGCCGACGCGGTGGCGGTGCTGCTGGGAGACCAACCCGGCATCGACGCAGCGATCATCGACCACGTGGTGCAGACCTGGAATCGGCGGCGCAATGAGCGAATCGCGGTCGCGGCGTATCGGGACGGCCCCGGACACCCACTGATCTTCACGCGAGCGCTCTTCGATCAGCTGGCCGCCCTCAAAGGGGACAAGGCGGCGTGGAAGATCCTCGATGCCCATCCGGAGTGGGTCCATCCGGTGCCCGTCGACCGGCCCAAGCCTCCCGACGTCAACACGTGGGAGGAATACCAGGCCGCCCGGTCCGCCCTCGACTGA